One genomic region from Reichenbachiella ulvae encodes:
- a CDS encoding choice-of-anchor I family protein: MNKPYKFIMTWALGLLLCTACNEEDGFKAPNEDASTFDEISHITIGGEGAAEISAYDPSTQQLFVVNNADESKIDVIDFSDPAHMQVIQSISITAYGAGVNSVAVGGDYLAAAIEADEKTDKGKIVVFNLSDLSEAQVIEAGALPDMVTFSPNAKYILSANEGEPNDDYSIDPKGSVTIVTVSDFSSVTLDFTSFNDQEAALAAEGFRVSGPNADLAHDVEPEYIAVSQDSKTAYVALQENNGLAIIDLETKTVSDLKGLGLKDYAGSNVLVDPSNEDGKVEFRSVPENIYGVYMPDGMAAFVVNGVQYLITANEGDGREYISDDDEATCNTKGGDYDEDDGCIVYTDEQRIKKYDLNLAAFPDAANILLEENFGRWKAMWTEGDVDGDGLYESLYTYGARSFSIWDANGNLIADSGDEMERQVVMAGLYDDGRSDDKGVEPEGVVVGEVNGKTIAFVGLERVDAVAVYDVSNPAAPLFLSILPTGDAPEGLVFISAQDSPTGKSVLVVSCEDDGTIWAFSPDTIVE, from the coding sequence ATGAACAAACCTTACAAATTCATAATGACCTGGGCACTTGGCCTGTTGCTATGTACTGCCTGTAACGAAGAAGATGGATTCAAAGCACCGAACGAAGATGCATCCACCTTTGACGAAATATCCCATATCACTATAGGTGGTGAAGGGGCCGCTGAAATATCGGCCTATGACCCTTCCACTCAGCAACTCTTTGTTGTTAACAATGCGGATGAAAGCAAAATCGATGTGATTGATTTTTCTGATCCAGCCCATATGCAGGTGATCCAGAGTATTAGTATTACGGCTTACGGTGCTGGTGTCAATAGTGTTGCTGTTGGTGGGGACTACCTGGCAGCAGCCATAGAGGCGGATGAAAAAACGGATAAGGGTAAAATTGTGGTGTTTAATCTTTCTGACTTGTCAGAAGCTCAGGTGATCGAGGCGGGTGCCTTGCCGGACATGGTCACTTTCTCCCCAAATGCTAAATATATTCTTTCTGCGAATGAAGGAGAACCAAATGATGACTATTCAATCGATCCTAAAGGATCGGTAACGATCGTGACCGTTTCGGATTTCAGTTCCGTTACATTGGACTTTACTTCTTTCAATGATCAGGAAGCGGCCTTGGCAGCAGAAGGATTCAGAGTGTCAGGTCCGAATGCTGATTTAGCACACGATGTAGAACCAGAATACATCGCAGTATCGCAGGATTCGAAAACTGCTTATGTAGCGCTTCAGGAAAACAATGGTTTGGCCATAATTGATCTGGAGACTAAAACTGTTTCTGATCTAAAAGGATTGGGGTTGAAGGACTATGCAGGATCGAATGTACTGGTAGATCCAAGCAACGAAGACGGAAAGGTGGAGTTTCGTTCAGTCCCAGAGAATATCTATGGCGTGTATATGCCTGATGGCATGGCAGCTTTCGTAGTAAATGGTGTGCAATACTTAATCACTGCCAATGAAGGAGACGGTCGTGAGTACATTTCTGATGATGACGAGGCAACATGCAACACCAAGGGTGGAGATTATGATGAGGATGATGGATGCATAGTCTATACCGACGAACAAAGAATCAAAAAGTATGACCTGAACTTGGCAGCTTTTCCGGATGCCGCAAACATCTTGTTGGAAGAGAATTTTGGAAGATGGAAGGCCATGTGGACCGAAGGGGATGTAGATGGCGATGGATTGTACGAATCGCTCTATACCTATGGAGCTCGATCCTTCTCTATCTGGGATGCCAATGGCAACCTGATCGCTGATAGTGGTGACGAAATGGAAAGACAAGTTGTGATGGCCGGACTTTACGATGATGGCCGTAGTGACGACAAAGGTGTGGAGCCAGAAGGTGTCGTAGTAGGAGAGGTTAATGGCAAAACCATCGCATTTGTTGGTTTGGAAAGAGTAGATGCAGTCGCGGTATACGATGTGTCTAATCCAGCAGCACCGCTTTTCCTATCCATACTACCTACTGGAGATGCGCCAGAGGGATTGGTGTTTATATCCGCTCAGGACAGCCCCACTGGCAAAAGTGTTTTGGTCGTTTCTTGTGAAGACGATGGAACGATATGGGCCTTTAGCCCTGATACGATCGTAGAATAA
- a CDS encoding RluA family pseudouridine synthase: protein MKQKDSCFTYFKEDISGHSLPEQFTYPFYYEPHPLCLIAAHQLQEHLSSQTDWEHDFGLNGFVEGPNVGKMFGVLLVRNPEGEVGFLSAFSGKLAGESHHPGFVPPVSDILAVDSFYRKGEKEIMAINQERFDLEASKQYQEAIKAFQECLDESELQLGNKKAELKKAKEERKIRREEGKTGLNSEEFALLEKQLNDESSRLHFEWKDLKRHWKKVRDEKEHELSEIEGQIKALKKKSRERSNRLQREIFEQYQFLNRKGENRDLLDIFKETSLGVPPSGAGECSLPKLLQYAYLQDYEPLAMAEFWWGQSPKSEIRKHGFFYPSCKGKCEPILSHMLVGLDVAASPMQSISTSDKHLGIVYEDEDLLVINKPEEFLSVPGKNNMDSVYDRMAKQYPEATGPLMVHRLDRATSGLMLIAKNKDTHKVLQDQFLTKSIRKRYVAWLEGELSEEAGEIKLPLRVDLEDRPRQLVCYDHGKPAHTRWEVVERKEGRTKVFFYPITGRTHQLRVHAAHPDGLNAPIVGDDLYGQKDRRLHLHAERLTFIHPRTNQGMTFQVDPEF, encoded by the coding sequence ATGAAGCAAAAGGATTCTTGTTTTACTTATTTCAAAGAGGATATATCTGGTCATTCATTGCCAGAGCAGTTCACCTATCCCTTTTATTATGAGCCGCACCCCTTGTGTCTCATAGCTGCCCATCAGCTGCAGGAGCATCTCAGCTCTCAGACGGATTGGGAACACGATTTTGGTCTCAATGGTTTTGTAGAAGGACCAAATGTGGGCAAGATGTTTGGGGTTTTGCTGGTGAGGAATCCAGAAGGTGAGGTGGGTTTTTTATCTGCTTTTAGCGGGAAGCTCGCGGGAGAAAGCCATCATCCCGGTTTTGTGCCTCCAGTATCTGATATTTTGGCGGTTGATAGCTTTTACCGAAAGGGTGAAAAAGAAATCATGGCGATCAATCAAGAACGCTTCGACCTGGAAGCCTCAAAGCAATACCAAGAGGCAATAAAAGCTTTTCAAGAATGCCTCGATGAATCTGAGCTCCAATTAGGAAATAAAAAAGCGGAACTGAAAAAGGCCAAGGAGGAAAGAAAGATCCGAAGAGAGGAAGGCAAGACTGGTTTGAATTCCGAGGAATTCGCGCTTTTAGAAAAACAGCTGAATGATGAGAGTAGTCGATTGCACTTTGAGTGGAAGGACCTCAAACGTCATTGGAAAAAAGTCAGGGATGAGAAGGAACATGAGTTAAGTGAAATAGAAGGCCAAATTAAGGCGCTTAAAAAGAAGAGTCGTGAAAGGTCGAATCGCTTGCAACGAGAGATTTTTGAACAGTATCAGTTTCTGAATAGAAAAGGGGAGAACCGAGACCTCCTGGATATCTTTAAGGAAACCAGCCTGGGAGTGCCGCCATCTGGTGCGGGAGAGTGTTCCCTGCCCAAATTGCTTCAATATGCCTATTTGCAAGACTATGAGCCTCTGGCAATGGCGGAGTTTTGGTGGGGGCAGTCACCCAAGTCTGAAATCAGAAAGCATGGTTTTTTCTATCCCTCATGTAAAGGCAAATGCGAACCGATTCTTTCTCATATGTTGGTGGGACTGGATGTGGCAGCTAGTCCGATGCAATCTATCTCAACCTCAGATAAGCATTTGGGTATCGTTTACGAAGACGAAGATCTGCTGGTGATCAACAAGCCCGAGGAATTCCTTTCTGTTCCCGGTAAAAACAACATGGATTCGGTGTATGATCGAATGGCTAAGCAATACCCTGAAGCCACAGGTCCCTTGATGGTGCATAGGCTGGACCGTGCTACATCGGGATTGATGCTGATTGCGAAGAACAAAGACACACATAAGGTGCTTCAGGATCAATTCTTAACTAAATCCATCCGCAAACGCTATGTGGCATGGCTGGAAGGGGAGCTGAGTGAAGAAGCTGGAGAAATTAAGCTCCCATTGCGAGTGGATCTGGAAGATAGACCCAGGCAGCTGGTATGTTACGATCATGGCAAACCTGCTCACACCCGATGGGAAGTGGTCGAAAGAAAGGAAGGGCGAACCAAAGTGTTTTTCTACCCTATCACAGGTCGTACCCATCAACTACGCGTGCATGCAGCACATCCAGATGGGTTAAATGCGCCCATCGTAGGAGATGATCTCTATGGGCAAAAGGACCGTAGGTTGCACCTACATGCAGAGAGATTGACCTTTATACATCCTCGAACCAATCAGGGAATGACTTTTCAGGTAGATCCCGAATTTTAA
- a CDS encoding metallophosphoesterase family protein has product MKKALQFFLISLLLWSCQTEKKSQPEFVHDISEGPTPWTSSAFELEEDYFTFAIIADLAGGERPGVYSTAVRQLNRLDPTFVLSVGDLIEGGSHDSTILNQEWDSFEARTAQLNMPFFHLGGNHDLTNLVMRDFWADRFGPRYYYFKYENVLFLMLDSEDFEDDRMMEIDAARAEAMKVIRGEVEGEFEDTAYAQMIESEAGGMRQEQIDYFKEVLIANSDVRWTFVLMHKPLWKREGNKGLGQLEELLATRPYTVINGHLHTMSHRIRNERDYIMLGTTGGYQPKDSMAFDHVTLVRMDSVPVITHLKMEGILDETGKVPD; this is encoded by the coding sequence ATGAAAAAAGCACTTCAATTCTTTTTAATTAGCCTATTGCTCTGGTCATGCCAAACTGAGAAAAAGTCACAGCCAGAATTCGTACATGATATATCAGAAGGCCCAACTCCCTGGACCAGTTCTGCCTTCGAATTAGAAGAGGATTATTTCACCTTTGCGATCATTGCGGACTTAGCGGGAGGAGAAAGACCTGGAGTATATAGTACGGCAGTTCGCCAGCTCAACCGACTTGATCCTACCTTTGTACTAAGCGTAGGAGATCTAATAGAAGGAGGTTCTCATGATTCGACGATTTTGAATCAGGAGTGGGATTCTTTTGAGGCACGAACAGCTCAGCTCAACATGCCCTTTTTTCACCTGGGAGGCAATCACGACCTGACCAATCTGGTCATGAGAGACTTTTGGGCTGACAGGTTTGGGCCGAGGTATTATTACTTCAAGTACGAAAATGTACTCTTTCTCATGCTCGACTCGGAGGATTTTGAGGATGATCGCATGATGGAAATCGATGCTGCAAGGGCCGAGGCTATGAAAGTGATCAGAGGAGAGGTAGAAGGTGAATTTGAGGATACGGCATACGCTCAAATGATAGAAAGCGAAGCAGGTGGTATGAGGCAGGAGCAGATAGATTATTTCAAAGAAGTACTGATTGCAAATTCTGATGTGCGCTGGACTTTTGTGCTCATGCATAAGCCGCTCTGGAAGCGTGAGGGAAACAAAGGGTTAGGGCAATTGGAAGAGTTATTGGCTACTCGCCCATATACCGTCATCAATGGTCATTTGCATACCATGTCTCATCGCATCCGAAACGAGCGGGATTACATCATGCTTGGGACTACTGGCGGCTATCAACCCAAGGATTCCATGGCTTTCGATCATGTGACACTGGTAAGAATGGATAGTGTGCCTGTAATTACCCATCTCAAGATGGAGGGTATCTTAGATGAAACGGGTAAGGTTCCTGATTAA
- a CDS encoding 3-hydroxybutyryl-CoA dehydrogenase, translating into MKNISVIGAGTMGNGIAHVFAQNGFQVQLIDISEKALERGLATIEKNLDRQLAKEKITEETKKHTLTNIETVTDLSKGVAEADLVVEAATENEKIKLDLFKQIDQAAPNHAILASNTSSISITKIAAATHRAEKVIGMHFMNPVPIMQLIEVIRGYSTDDETTKAIMSLSKNLGKIPVEVNDYPGFVANRILMPMINEAIITLHEGVAGVQEIDTVMKLGMAHPMGPLQLADFIGLDVCLSIMNVLYEGLGNPKYAPCPLLVNMVTAGVHGAKTGEGFYQYTKGSKELIVSNRFTK; encoded by the coding sequence ATGAAAAATATTTCTGTAATAGGCGCTGGAACGATGGGCAATGGAATCGCTCATGTATTCGCCCAAAACGGCTTTCAGGTTCAATTGATTGATATTTCAGAAAAGGCATTAGAACGAGGACTTGCCACAATAGAAAAGAATCTGGACCGTCAATTGGCAAAGGAAAAAATCACCGAAGAAACAAAAAAGCACACCCTGACTAATATCGAAACCGTTACGGACTTGAGCAAGGGAGTCGCAGAGGCCGACCTGGTGGTTGAAGCAGCTACAGAAAATGAAAAAATCAAATTGGATTTGTTCAAACAAATCGATCAGGCTGCACCTAACCATGCGATCCTCGCATCCAACACCTCATCGATCTCGATTACGAAAATAGCAGCGGCAACACACAGAGCTGAAAAAGTAATCGGTATGCATTTTATGAATCCTGTTCCGATCATGCAATTGATCGAGGTGATCAGAGGCTACTCTACTGATGACGAAACCACCAAGGCGATCATGTCGCTATCAAAGAATCTCGGAAAAATACCTGTTGAGGTAAATGACTATCCAGGATTCGTGGCTAACCGAATATTGATGCCGATGATCAATGAGGCGATCATCACACTGCACGAAGGAGTCGCTGGCGTGCAGGAAATTGACACAGTAATGAAACTAGGAATGGCACATCCAATGGGTCCATTGCAGTTGGCAGATTTTATCGGTCTGGATGTCTGCCTGTCCATCATGAATGTGCTATACGAAGGGTTAGGAAACCCAAAATATGCCCCTTGCCCCTTGCTGGTCAACATGGTGACCGCAGGTGTACACGGTGCAAAAACAGGAGAAGGTTTTTATCAATACACCAAAGGATCCAAAGAACTGATTGTATCCAATAGATTCACTAAATAA
- a CDS encoding DUF1573 domain-containing protein, which translates to MNKVTFLSFLILSALSVSVLAQPKIELIETTYDFGQVKEEDGPILHEFEFENVGDAPLIISHVKASCGCTTPNWTKDPVAPGERGYVRAQYNPMNRPGSFSKSLRINTNGQPPVVYAYIKGSVIPRVRTIEEKLPTKIGMLRVQSNNINLGRITDEKPVKSQLELYNDSETDTLVFLDKYEGPEFIVVEYDTMVLPPKTKASAWVTYDPSHEDHLGMQSFGLSLFTEEAEDSRKNLNLRASVREYFPPMTDVERSNAAQLSINNKLQNVGKVQAGETVKVEYELVNTGKKNLNIRKVDANCSCLVADLSDYDIKPGKSAKLKVTFDTSNRRGGQNKTVYIYSSDPQNPTQVVTIRASVQN; encoded by the coding sequence ATGAATAAAGTGACATTTTTATCCTTCCTGATTTTATCCGCCCTTTCAGTGTCGGTTTTGGCTCAACCAAAAATAGAGTTGATCGAAACGACTTATGATTTTGGACAAGTAAAAGAGGAAGATGGTCCAATTCTTCATGAGTTTGAATTTGAAAATGTAGGGGATGCACCATTGATCATTTCGCATGTCAAAGCGTCCTGTGGTTGTACCACTCCTAATTGGACTAAAGATCCTGTAGCGCCAGGAGAACGTGGATATGTCCGCGCGCAATACAATCCGATGAACAGACCGGGTAGCTTTAGCAAGTCACTTAGAATCAATACAAATGGTCAGCCGCCTGTGGTTTATGCTTATATCAAGGGTAGTGTGATTCCAAGGGTAAGAACGATAGAAGAGAAGTTGCCTACCAAGATAGGGATGCTCAGGGTGCAGAGTAACAATATTAATCTAGGAAGGATCACGGATGAAAAGCCTGTAAAATCTCAACTGGAGTTGTACAATGACAGTGAGACGGATACCCTGGTGTTTTTAGACAAGTATGAAGGGCCGGAATTTATTGTTGTGGAATATGATACCATGGTTTTGCCTCCTAAAACAAAGGCCAGTGCATGGGTGACTTATGATCCCAGCCATGAAGATCATTTAGGGATGCAGAGTTTTGGACTGTCCTTGTTCACCGAAGAGGCAGAGGATAGTCGAAAGAATTTGAACCTGAGAGCATCTGTAAGAGAGTACTTTCCTCCAATGACAGATGTAGAAAGGTCGAATGCCGCCCAGTTGAGCATCAATAATAAACTGCAGAATGTAGGGAAAGTTCAGGCTGGAGAGACTGTGAAGGTGGAATATGAATTGGTCAATACCGGCAAAAAGAACCTCAACATTAGAAAAGTAGATGCCAATTGCTCTTGTTTGGTGGCAGATCTATCTGACTATGATATCAAACCAGGAAAGTCGGCTAAACTTAAAGTCACCTTTGATACAAGCAATAGACGAGGTGGACAGAACAAAACAGTTTACATCTACTCAAGTGATCCACAGAACCCAACTCAAGTAGTTACCATTAGAGCTTCAGTACAGAATTAA
- a CDS encoding DNA/RNA non-specific endonuclease → MAKTRKKSTARKKTNNQGGGSQPLIILIVLALVAASIYGLKYFSDHSEFEPITFEFGSDSAKEDKSVERRFVEEENNESKTELTVSSKQADEPKEEPVAEKEKINPERMVETVKPNEDLPEYNSTDRYYFSKSFDFAWPKYTGEDQIIEHEFYTLKYNEKTEQADWVAYKLTAKNLKNARFKREDDFRPDPEVDTKSAHPDDYKGSGYDRGHLAPAADFTWDEGGLSETFYMSNMSPQDPGFNRGIWRKLEGQVRDWAMSNGEVFVVTGPIYGSRSTKIGKNKVYVPEGYYKVVLELVGQDVKAIAFVLDNEKSSAELYEYALSVDDLETKTGMDFFPSIPDDLENKIESYYDYSAW, encoded by the coding sequence ATGGCTAAGACTAGAAAGAAAAGTACAGCAAGGAAGAAAACAAACAACCAGGGAGGCGGTAGTCAGCCTCTCATTATTCTAATTGTATTGGCCCTGGTGGCGGCTTCCATTTATGGATTGAAATATTTTTCAGATCACTCGGAGTTCGAACCTATTACATTTGAATTTGGTAGTGACAGTGCCAAAGAGGATAAATCTGTAGAAAGAAGGTTCGTAGAGGAAGAAAACAATGAAAGCAAGACCGAACTTACCGTTTCTTCTAAGCAAGCAGATGAACCAAAGGAAGAACCTGTAGCAGAAAAAGAAAAGATCAATCCTGAGCGAATGGTCGAAACGGTGAAGCCCAATGAGGATCTGCCAGAATACAACAGTACGGATCGCTATTACTTTTCGAAAAGCTTTGATTTTGCCTGGCCAAAATACACGGGAGAAGATCAAATTATCGAACATGAATTTTACACCCTCAAATACAACGAGAAAACCGAGCAGGCGGACTGGGTTGCCTATAAATTAACGGCCAAGAATTTGAAAAACGCTCGTTTCAAACGTGAGGATGATTTTAGACCTGACCCAGAGGTAGATACAAAATCTGCTCACCCCGATGACTACAAAGGCAGTGGCTATGATAGAGGGCACTTGGCTCCTGCAGCAGACTTCACCTGGGACGAAGGAGGTCTTAGCGAAACTTTCTACATGAGTAATATGAGTCCCCAAGATCCGGGCTTTAACCGTGGCATCTGGAGAAAGCTCGAAGGTCAAGTAAGAGATTGGGCGATGAGCAACGGTGAGGTTTTTGTAGTGACTGGACCTATCTATGGTAGCCGAAGCACGAAAATCGGTAAGAACAAAGTATATGTACCGGAGGGCTACTATAAAGTAGTTTTAGAACTGGTAGGCCAAGATGTTAAGGCCATCGCATTTGTGCTTGACAATGAGAAATCATCTGCCGAATTGTATGAATATGCACTCAGCGTGGACGATCTGGAAACAAAAACGGGCATGGACTTTTTCCCTTCCATACCCGATGATCTTGAAAACAAGATTGAAAGCTATTATGATTATTCAGCCTGGTGA
- the fbaA gene encoding class II fructose-bisphosphate aldolase: MKFKPGVLTGDEVTELLNYANENQFALPAANVIGSSSINAVLETARDLESPVMVQFSNGGAAFNAGKGLSNDGQKAAIAGAVAGAHHVHMMAEAYGVTVILNTDHCAKKLLPWIDGMLDAGEKFYEQHGKSLFSSHMIDLSEEPIEENIETCKKYLERMSKMGMTLEIELGITGGEEDGVDNSDVDESKLYTQPEEVAYAYEELGKVSDKFTIAAAFGNVHGVYKPGNVKLTPKILKNSQDYIQEKYKTGHNPVNFVFHGGSGSTTEEIREAISYGAVKMNIDTDLQWAYWDGIRRYYENKKDYLQGQIGNPEGVDAPNKKVYDPRVWTRAAEQSFVSRLKSAFEDLNNVGTNK, encoded by the coding sequence ATGAAATTTAAGCCAGGGGTACTTACAGGAGATGAAGTTACCGAATTATTAAACTACGCAAATGAGAACCAATTTGCACTTCCTGCTGCTAACGTAATCGGCAGTAGCTCAATCAATGCAGTATTGGAAACCGCTAGAGATCTAGAATCTCCAGTGATGGTTCAGTTCTCTAATGGAGGTGCGGCCTTCAACGCGGGAAAAGGATTGTCTAACGATGGCCAAAAGGCAGCAATCGCAGGTGCTGTAGCAGGTGCTCACCACGTGCACATGATGGCTGAAGCATACGGTGTGACTGTGATTTTGAACACAGATCACTGTGCTAAGAAATTATTGCCTTGGATTGACGGTATGTTGGATGCAGGTGAGAAGTTCTACGAGCAGCACGGAAAGTCACTTTTCAGCTCTCACATGATCGATCTTTCTGAAGAGCCAATCGAAGAAAACATTGAAACTTGTAAAAAATACCTCGAGAGAATGTCTAAAATGGGCATGACTCTAGAAATCGAATTGGGTATTACAGGTGGTGAAGAAGATGGTGTTGACAATTCTGACGTAGATGAGTCTAAACTTTATACACAACCAGAAGAAGTAGCTTACGCTTACGAAGAATTAGGCAAAGTGAGTGATAAATTCACTATCGCTGCTGCTTTCGGTAATGTACACGGTGTTTACAAGCCAGGTAATGTGAAGTTGACTCCAAAAATCTTGAAAAACTCTCAGGATTATATCCAGGAGAAATACAAAACAGGTCACAACCCTGTAAACTTCGTATTCCACGGTGGATCAGGTTCTACTACTGAAGAGATCAGAGAAGCGATCTCTTATGGAGCTGTAAAGATGAACATCGATACAGACCTACAGTGGGCATACTGGGATGGTATCCGTAGATACTACGAAAACAAAAAAGACTACTTGCAAGGACAAATCGGTAACCCAGAAGGTGTAGATGCTCCTAACAAGAAAGTGTATGATCCAAGAGTTTGGACCAGAGCTGCAGAGCAATCTTTCGTTAGTAGATTGAAATCAGCATTCGAAGATTTGAACAACGTAGGAACTAACAAATAA
- the pelA gene encoding pectate lyase codes for MNYTYSSIVKLMVLWLVIIACESKKDKTESKSIHSDQTIKVDLSAFADGIHHWELFATNFAYERLAEDDFESIADNFVKYQNSDGGWPKNMDWLAIIDVDSLKATLKERQNQSTFDNDNTHSQIDFLARMYANTEKESYKESVVKGLNYILETQNASGGWRGWDVDAITYNDNVTNGIMDLLLDIRLREPYYDWLDAALRQQLDSALDRAIETTLNCQIVVDGVRKGWCQQHSHEDFKPVKGRSFELPSVVSRESVEILRFLMRIPNPNEEVIISIESGVQWLEASALYNIRVEDIPIPADTYPGQNLDVDRKVVVDSTAARIWSRFYQIEDNVPFMCRRDSTKVYSLAEVNPERRGGYAWYGYWPEKLLSKDYPKWKERNGL; via the coding sequence ATGAATTACACCTACTCTTCAATTGTTAAACTGATGGTTTTATGGCTGGTGATCATAGCCTGCGAATCCAAAAAAGACAAAACTGAAAGTAAATCCATCCATTCGGATCAAACCATTAAGGTGGATTTATCAGCTTTTGCAGATGGGATCCATCATTGGGAGTTGTTTGCCACCAATTTTGCGTATGAGCGTCTGGCGGAAGATGATTTTGAATCCATAGCTGACAATTTCGTCAAGTATCAAAACTCCGATGGAGGCTGGCCCAAAAACATGGATTGGCTGGCTATTATCGATGTTGATTCGCTTAAGGCCACTCTTAAGGAAAGACAGAATCAGAGCACTTTCGATAATGACAATACGCATTCTCAAATAGATTTTCTGGCTCGTATGTATGCCAATACTGAAAAGGAGAGCTATAAGGAAAGCGTAGTTAAGGGATTGAATTACATATTGGAGACCCAGAATGCCAGTGGGGGCTGGCGAGGATGGGATGTAGATGCCATCACATACAATGACAATGTCACCAATGGAATCATGGATTTGCTCCTTGATATCCGGTTGAGGGAGCCCTACTACGATTGGTTGGATGCAGCGCTTCGTCAGCAACTGGATTCAGCGCTAGACAGAGCTATCGAAACTACTCTGAATTGTCAGATCGTAGTGGATGGTGTTCGAAAAGGATGGTGTCAGCAGCACAGCCACGAGGACTTTAAGCCTGTTAAAGGTCGTTCATTTGAATTGCCCTCTGTAGTTTCCAGGGAGTCTGTTGAAATCTTAAGGTTTCTGATGAGGATTCCTAACCCGAATGAGGAAGTGATAATTTCGATCGAGTCGGGGGTGCAATGGCTTGAAGCATCGGCCTTGTACAATATCAGAGTGGAGGACATACCCATTCCTGCAGATACCTATCCCGGCCAAAACCTGGATGTGGATAGAAAGGTAGTGGTGGATTCTACAGCTGCACGCATATGGTCGCGCTTTTATCAGATTGAAGATAATGTGCCCTTTATGTGTCGCAGAGATAGTACTAAAGTGTATTCTCTGGCAGAAGTGAACCCAGAAAGAAGAGGCGGCTATGCCTGGTATGGCTATTGGCCGGAAAAGTTGCTTAGCAAAGACTACCCCAAGTGGAAAGAAAGAAATGGACTTTAA
- a CDS encoding tetratricopeptide repeat protein has protein sequence MKRILFVVMLALAVSCQSEEQSKGDTLYAKKDFKGAVEAYNEYLKLHPSHVKSLYNRGRSYEELNQYDKALKDFEKVLDIDGKNTSAMLSLAKYYYRAENYEQSLYFAELAIKEKDDLAEGYFWVGRAAHHMGEFPKARSGYNNAINLDRQYGEAFLYRGALSMQEKKSTGACQDFKQAASLGVKEAESAVSKYCK, from the coding sequence ATGAAAAGAATATTATTTGTAGTTATGTTAGCGCTGGCGGTTAGCTGTCAGTCAGAAGAACAATCCAAGGGAGATACGCTTTATGCAAAGAAGGATTTTAAAGGTGCAGTAGAGGCTTATAACGAATACCTGAAGCTACATCCTTCTCATGTGAAGTCACTTTATAATCGTGGACGTTCATATGAGGAATTGAATCAGTATGATAAGGCCCTTAAAGATTTTGAGAAAGTATTAGATATAGATGGTAAGAACACTTCAGCGATGTTGAGTTTGGCCAAGTACTACTATAGAGCTGAAAATTACGAGCAATCGCTATATTTTGCTGAATTGGCGATCAAAGAAAAGGATGATCTGGCAGAAGGATATTTTTGGGTAGGTCGTGCAGCGCATCACATGGGTGAATTCCCGAAGGCTCGTTCAGGATACAACAATGCCATTAATCTGGATAGACAATACGGAGAAGCTTTCTTGTACAGAGGTGCATTGAGTATGCAGGAAAAGAAAAGCACAGGTGCTTGCCAGGATTTTAAGCAGGCTGCAAGTCTAGGAGTGAAGGAAGCGGAATCAGCTGTAAGCAAATATTGCAAATAA